From the Armatimonadota bacterium genome, one window contains:
- a CDS encoding LacI family DNA-binding transcriptional regulator: MATLKDVARKAGVSVATASRVLGGYGYASPRARSQVLRAARLLDYTPNAVARGMVKRRTHTVGVIVSDNANPFFATVVRGIEDVVRAHGYAVILCNADENPTKEDVYLRVLREKQVDGLLLAPSGSPTPHLRRWLRARLPLVLIDRRLRGVAADVAIVDNRDGARAAVHHLIALGHRRIGIISGPTQVFTGQERLAGYYEALREHGIEPEADLVRVGDFKPHSGHQLAREFVRMPRRPTALFVANNLMTIGALTALKELGVAIPEEMAVVGFDDMEWASILTPPLTAVAQPAYMLGTSAAQLFIQRLEHPHRPPQEVVLKTRLVVRQSCGASLRGRPS; encoded by the coding sequence ATGGCCACCCTCAAGGACGTTGCGCGGAAGGCCGGGGTGTCGGTGGCGACCGCATCCCGGGTGCTGGGGGGATACGGGTACGCCAGCCCGCGGGCCCGCAGCCAGGTGCTGCGCGCGGCGCGGCTGCTGGACTACACGCCCAACGCCGTGGCCCGGGGGATGGTCAAGCGGCGGACGCACACCGTCGGCGTCATCGTCTCAGACAACGCCAACCCCTTCTTCGCCACCGTCGTGCGCGGGATCGAGGACGTCGTCCGGGCCCACGGCTACGCCGTCATCCTGTGCAACGCGGACGAAAACCCCACCAAGGAGGATGTCTACCTGCGGGTCCTCCGCGAAAAGCAGGTGGACGGTCTGCTCCTGGCGCCCAGCGGCTCGCCCACGCCGCACCTGCGCCGCTGGCTGCGCGCCAGGCTCCCGCTGGTCCTGATCGACCGGAGGCTCCGGGGCGTCGCCGCCGACGTCGCGATCGTGGACAACCGGGACGGCGCCCGGGCCGCCGTGCACCACCTGATCGCCCTCGGCCACCGGCGGATCGGCATCATCAGCGGTCCCACCCAGGTCTTCACCGGCCAGGAGCGTCTGGCCGGGTACTACGAGGCGCTGCGCGAGCACGGCATCGAGCCCGAAGCCGACCTGGTGCGGGTCGGGGATTTCAAGCCGCACAGCGGCCACCAGCTGGCCCGGGAGTTCGTCCGCATGCCGCGGCGCCCCACCGCCCTGTTTGTGGCCAACAACCTCATGACCATCGGCGCCCTGACCGCGCTGAAAGAGCTGGGCGTGGCCATCCCCGAGGAGATGGCCGTCGTGGGCTTCGACGACATGGAGTGGGCCTCGATCCTCACCCCGCCGCTGACGGCCGTGGCCCAACCGGCCTACATGCTGGGCACCAGCGCGGCGCAGCTGTTCATCCAGCGGCTGGAACATCCCCACCGGCCGCCTCAGGAGGTCGTCCTCAAGACCCGTCTGGTCGTGCGCCAGTCCTGCGGGGCGTCGCTGCGCGGGCGTCCGTCCTGA
- a CDS encoding ribulokinase: protein MPGCTIGIDFGTESARAVLVDVADGRLVTTATFAYPHGVIDRVLPGGAAPLPPDYALQDPQDWLEALEALLRQMAAAAPAEEIIGIGVDFTSCTVLPTTADGTPLCMLSDYRGQPHAWPKLWKHHAAQPYADRINAAAGRPGGEFLRFYGGKTSSEWLWAKGWQFLAEAPALAEVAERWIEGGDWIVWRLAGREIRSACQAGYKAHWQKDAGYPPAAFWQSLDPVLPALLTRLGEPHPVGVCAGTLTPEWARRTGLRPEAAVAVAVIDAHAGMPALGISAPGRLMAIMGTSTCHLLVDPNRFAVQGISGVVEDGILPGFFGYEAGQVSVGDIFQWFVRTSRLTFQELEAEAGRLAPGESGVLALDWWNGCRTPLVDADLSGLLVGLTLATEPAHIYRALLESTAFGTRRVIETFEAGGVAVREVHACGGLAERSPLLLQITADVLDREVLAAPLPHASAVGAAIYAAAAAGEEAGGYTGVVEATEQMGNRSRIRYAPRPEAREIYDALYRHYLELAHHFGEGGTEVMKALRRFRSRTRGHR from the coding sequence ATGCCCGGGTGCACGATCGGCATCGATTTCGGCACGGAGTCGGCGCGGGCCGTCCTCGTCGATGTGGCGGACGGGCGCCTCGTCACCACCGCCACCTTCGCCTATCCCCACGGGGTGATCGACCGGGTGCTGCCCGGCGGGGCCGCGCCGCTGCCCCCGGACTACGCCCTCCAGGATCCGCAGGACTGGCTGGAGGCGCTCGAGGCGCTGTTGCGACAGATGGCCGCCGCCGCGCCGGCCGAAGAGATCATCGGGATCGGCGTCGACTTCACCTCCTGCACGGTGCTGCCGACGACCGCCGACGGCACCCCGCTGTGCATGCTCTCCGACTACCGCGGCCAGCCCCACGCCTGGCCCAAGCTGTGGAAACACCACGCCGCCCAGCCTTACGCCGACCGGATCAACGCCGCCGCCGGGCGGCCCGGCGGCGAGTTCCTGCGCTTCTACGGCGGCAAGACGTCGTCGGAGTGGCTGTGGGCCAAGGGCTGGCAGTTCCTGGCCGAAGCCCCGGCCCTGGCCGAGGTCGCCGAGCGGTGGATCGAAGGCGGCGACTGGATCGTCTGGCGGCTGGCCGGCCGCGAGATACGCAGCGCTTGTCAGGCCGGCTACAAGGCCCACTGGCAGAAGGACGCCGGGTATCCCCCGGCCGCCTTCTGGCAGTCGCTGGACCCGGTGCTGCCCGCGCTGCTGACCAGGCTCGGCGAGCCGCACCCGGTGGGCGTCTGTGCGGGGACGCTCACCCCGGAATGGGCCCGGCGCACCGGGCTGCGGCCGGAGGCCGCGGTCGCGGTGGCCGTGATCGACGCGCATGCCGGGATGCCCGCGCTCGGGATCAGCGCCCCGGGCCGCCTCATGGCGATCATGGGGACCTCCACCTGCCACCTGCTGGTCGATCCCAATCGCTTTGCAGTGCAGGGCATCTCGGGTGTCGTGGAGGACGGCATCCTGCCCGGGTTCTTCGGCTACGAGGCCGGGCAGGTGTCGGTGGGCGACATCTTCCAGTGGTTCGTCCGGACCAGCCGGCTGACGTTTCAGGAGCTGGAGGCGGAGGCCGGGCGGCTGGCGCCGGGGGAATCCGGCGTGCTGGCCCTGGACTGGTGGAACGGCTGTCGCACGCCGCTGGTGGACGCCGACCTCTCGGGACTGCTGGTGGGACTGACCCTGGCCACCGAGCCCGCGCACATCTACCGGGCGCTGCTGGAGTCCACGGCCTTCGGCACCCGGCGCGTGATCGAGACCTTCGAAGCGGGCGGCGTGGCCGTGCGGGAGGTCCACGCCTGCGGAGGATTGGCCGAGCGCAGTCCGCTGCTGCTGCAGATCACGGCGGACGTCCTCGACCGCGAGGTGCTGGCCGCGCCGCTGCCCCACGCCTCGGCGGTCGGGGCGGCGATCTACGCGGCCGCGGCGGCGGGCGAGGAGGCCGGGGGATACACCGGCGTCGTGGAGGCCACAGAGCAGATGGGCAACCGGAGCCGGATCCGCTACGCGCCGCGCCCCGAGGCGCGCGAGATCTACGACGCCTTGTACCGGCATTACCTGGAGCTGGCGCATCACTTCGGGGAGGGCGGGACGGAGGTGATGAAGGCGCTGCGCCGATTTCGTAGCAGGACGAGAGGACACCGTTAG
- a CDS encoding L-fucose/L-arabinose isomerase family protein has translation MKPPKVGILTFSDGRPHVHRELLPLTRQFQERLAARLREHGWEAVTGREIVWTPELARSEGQFLAAERVEATVFNFAIWNFPHLPVVASRFAPGPFLLFSNVNPQYPGLVGMLASAGALDQVGVFCARVSGDVGDDTTFRRALEFLRAAVAVNRLRGETYGLIGGRSMGMYTAQSPLDQWQRQFGIDVEHIDQFEIVRRADLVAEDRVEAGLRWLEEHAGGIHYDGTKLTPQLLKRQIRSYHALRELIAEFDLDFCGIKGQPELTDHFCTMDVAEAFCNDPYDWEGPHDPIVCATEADMDGALTMELFKHLAATPVLFADVRHYDAADDIWDLCNSGQHATYFAGRSFDPAVNLPKVHFYPEIIYFPAGGASVAHIAAPGAVTLARLARRQGRYWMAIVPAEFVEFPEPVARQKAAATTPEWPHAFARFRVPPEEFLGHYDSNHIHGVYGDYVQELIWISKILGFDYRVFA, from the coding sequence ATGAAACCGCCGAAGGTGGGGATCCTGACCTTCTCCGATGGACGCCCGCACGTCCATCGTGAACTGCTGCCGTTGACCCGGCAGTTCCAGGAGCGGCTGGCCGCGCGGCTGCGGGAGCACGGCTGGGAAGCCGTCACCGGCCGTGAGATCGTCTGGACGCCCGAGCTGGCCCGGAGCGAGGGGCAGTTCCTGGCAGCCGAGCGCGTCGAGGCGACGGTGTTCAACTTCGCCATCTGGAACTTTCCCCATCTGCCCGTGGTGGCCAGCCGTTTCGCCCCCGGGCCGTTCTTGCTGTTCAGCAACGTCAACCCGCAGTACCCGGGACTGGTGGGGATGCTGGCCAGCGCCGGCGCGCTGGACCAAGTCGGCGTCTTCTGCGCCCGGGTCTCCGGCGACGTCGGCGACGATACGACCTTCCGGCGGGCCCTCGAGTTCCTGCGGGCGGCGGTCGCGGTCAACCGGCTGCGCGGGGAGACCTACGGCCTGATCGGCGGGCGGTCCATGGGCATGTACACCGCGCAGAGTCCGCTCGACCAGTGGCAGCGGCAGTTCGGCATCGACGTCGAGCACATCGACCAGTTCGAGATCGTCCGCCGGGCCGACCTCGTCGCGGAGGACCGCGTCGAGGCCGGGCTGCGCTGGCTGGAGGAGCACGCCGGCGGCATCCACTACGACGGCACGAAGCTCACCCCGCAGCTACTGAAGCGCCAGATCCGCAGCTATCACGCCCTGCGCGAGCTGATCGCCGAGTTCGATCTGGACTTCTGCGGCATCAAGGGCCAGCCCGAGCTCACCGATCACTTCTGCACGATGGACGTGGCCGAAGCGTTCTGCAACGATCCGTACGACTGGGAGGGTCCCCACGATCCCATCGTCTGCGCCACCGAGGCCGACATGGACGGCGCCCTCACCATGGAACTGTTCAAGCATCTCGCCGCCACGCCGGTGCTGTTCGCCGACGTCCGCCACTACGACGCCGCCGACGACATCTGGGACCTGTGCAACTCCGGCCAGCACGCCACCTACTTTGCCGGCCGGTCCTTCGACCCGGCCGTCAACCTGCCGAAGGTGCACTTCTATCCCGAGATCATTTACTTCCCCGCCGGCGGCGCCTCGGTGGCGCACATCGCGGCGCCCGGAGCGGTGACCCTGGCCCGCCTGGCGCGGCGGCAGGGCCGGTACTGGATGGCCATCGTGCCGGCGGAGTTCGTCGAGTTTCCGGAGCCCGTCGCCCGACAGAAGGCTGCGGCCACCACGCCGGAGTGGCCCCACGCCTTCGCCCGTTTCCGCGTGCCGCCGGAGGAGTTCCTCGGCCACTACGACAGCAACCACATCCACGGGGTTTACGGCGACTACGTTCAGGAACTGATCTGGATCAGTAAGATCCTGGGGTTCGACTACCGGGTCTTCGCATAA